A stretch of the Kushneria konosiri genome encodes the following:
- a CDS encoding cbb3-type cytochrome c oxidase subunit I produces MSDVTSSIFGRLGWDALPFWSMLRDHSAMTIINGVIATGAAGMVVLGALAAIVLVTWLGKWKYLWSEWFTSPDHKKIGIMFIVIALVMLARAIIEAVFMRAQQAVGLDGGFLTAEHFGQLFTTHGTIMVFFMAMPFLTGIINYVMPLQIGARDLSFPVLNQVSLGLTAAGAALVMISLVLAPFSIGGWTGYPPFTELSYNPGAGVDYWIWAVTLSTLSSTLTGINFAVTIFKKRAPGMKLFRMPLFTWTALCTAILMIFGMPPLTVATGLLALDRYLDFHMFTTDLGGNMMNYVNLFWAFGHPEVYILILPPFGIFSEVFATFSGKRIYGYRILVVATMCIAVLSFTVWLHHFFTMGQSAHINAAFGIATMLIGIPTGVKVYDWMLTMYRGRIRLSVPMVYAIGFIMLFVLGGMTGVILATPSVDYQVHNSLFLVAHFHNMLIPGLLFGMLSATNFWFPKAFGFRLEERWGYRAAFCWIIGFMLAFFPLYVLGLMGMPRRSVAFLEPQYLPWTITAGLGALVILCALLCLLIQLWVSVRDRHANNVFAGDPWDGRSLEWSVSSPPPEYNFPVLPEIYSIDAFMTEKDRGQGWQAPDQYVDIEMPANSAMGVIMAVTGLAMAFGLVWHMWWLVIGAGLATLVAIIARGFVRHTKRTISAMEVQRTHEHWLEQVRRTTPIKRSQEQSTANHGLPVAPIEGAVQ; encoded by the coding sequence ATGAGTGATGTCACAAGTTCGATATTCGGCCGTCTCGGCTGGGACGCCCTGCCCTTCTGGAGCATGCTCCGCGATCACTCGGCCATGACCATCATCAATGGCGTTATCGCCACCGGCGCCGCGGGCATGGTAGTGCTGGGCGCACTGGCCGCCATTGTGCTGGTGACCTGGCTTGGCAAGTGGAAATATCTGTGGTCCGAGTGGTTTACCAGCCCCGATCATAAAAAGATCGGCATCATGTTCATCGTGATCGCCCTGGTCATGCTGGCCCGTGCCATCATCGAGGCCGTATTCATGCGTGCCCAGCAGGCAGTCGGGCTCGACGGTGGCTTTCTGACGGCCGAGCACTTCGGTCAGCTTTTCACCACCCATGGCACCATCATGGTGTTTTTCATGGCCATGCCGTTTCTGACCGGCATTATCAACTATGTCATGCCCCTGCAGATCGGCGCACGAGACCTCTCCTTTCCGGTGCTCAATCAGGTCAGCCTGGGATTGACCGCCGCAGGCGCGGCACTGGTGATGATCTCGCTGGTACTGGCACCGTTTTCCATTGGCGGCTGGACCGGCTATCCACCCTTCACCGAACTTTCCTATAACCCCGGTGCCGGCGTGGATTACTGGATCTGGGCGGTGACGCTATCTACGCTGTCCTCCACACTGACCGGCATCAATTTCGCCGTCACCATTTTCAAGAAACGCGCCCCGGGCATGAAACTCTTTCGCATGCCGCTGTTTACCTGGACGGCGCTGTGTACCGCGATTCTGATGATTTTCGGCATGCCGCCGCTGACCGTGGCCACCGGCCTGCTGGCGCTGGACCGTTATCTTGATTTCCACATGTTCACCACCGACCTGGGTGGCAACATGATGAACTACGTCAATCTATTCTGGGCGTTTGGTCACCCCGAGGTCTACATCCTGATCCTGCCGCCCTTCGGAATTTTCTCCGAGGTGTTTGCGACCTTCTCCGGCAAGCGCATCTACGGCTACAGGATTCTGGTGGTAGCTACCATGTGTATCGCGGTGCTGTCATTTACCGTCTGGCTGCACCATTTTTTCACCATGGGTCAGAGCGCCCACATTAACGCCGCCTTTGGCATTGCCACCATGCTGATCGGCATTCCCACGGGCGTTAAGGTCTATGACTGGATGCTGACCATGTATCGCGGGCGCATCCGACTCTCGGTCCCCATGGTCTATGCCATCGGCTTTATCATGCTGTTTGTGCTCGGCGGCATGACCGGTGTCATTCTGGCCACCCCCAGCGTGGACTATCAGGTACACAATTCGCTGTTTCTGGTCGCCCACTTTCATAACATGCTGATCCCCGGACTTTTATTCGGCATGCTCAGCGCCACCAACTTCTGGTTCCCCAAGGCGTTTGGATTTCGTCTTGAAGAGCGCTGGGGCTATCGGGCTGCCTTTTGCTGGATCATCGGCTTCATGCTCGCCTTCTTCCCGCTTTATGTGCTGGGACTGATGGGCATGCCGCGCCGTTCGGTGGCGTTTCTCGAACCCCAGTATCTGCCCTGGACCATTACGGCCGGCCTCGGCGCACTGGTAATCCTGTGCGCCCTGCTGTGTCTTTTGATCCAGCTGTGGGTAAGCGTGCGCGACCGCCACGCCAATAATGTCTTTGCCGGCGACCCCTGGGATGGCCGCTCGCTTGAATGGTCGGTCTCCTCACCGCCGCCGGAATACAATTTCCCGGTACTGCCAGAGATCTACAGTATTGACGCCTTCATGACCGAGAAGGACCGTGGCCAGGGCTGGCAGGCACCGGATCAATACGTTGATATCGAGATGCCGGCCAACAGCGCCATGGGCGTGATCATGGCAGTCACAGGCCTTGCGATGGCCTTTGGCCTGGTCTGGCACATGTGGTGGCTGGTGATCGGCGCCGGACTGGCAACGCTGGTGGCCATCATCGCTCGAGGTTTTGTGCGTCATACCAAACGCACCATTTCGGCCATGGAGGTACAGCGTACCCACGAGCACTGGCTGGAACAGGTCAGGCGCACCACACCGATCAAGCGCTCACAGGAGCAATCCACCGCCAACCACGGCCTCCCCGTGGCACCGATCGAGGGCGCCGTACAATGA
- a CDS encoding nucleoside deaminase, with protein sequence MINQDDRAHLERCIVLAEEALGAGDDPFGSVLVSGEGQILCEARNRVISGDATRHPELVLAQWAAAHMSIEARAQATVYTSGEHCPMCAAAHAWAGLGRIVFISSSRQLGEWLVQFGAQASPVSMLSIHEVAPYVMVEGPVTAMVDAVRELHERRHQSATKRVLPMTGSFER encoded by the coding sequence ATGATCAATCAGGATGATCGAGCGCACCTTGAGCGCTGCATAGTGTTGGCAGAAGAAGCCCTCGGGGCCGGAGATGATCCCTTTGGCAGCGTGCTGGTCAGCGGGGAGGGGCAGATACTGTGTGAAGCGAGAAACCGTGTGATCAGCGGTGATGCCACACGGCATCCGGAGCTTGTGCTGGCACAGTGGGCGGCTGCCCACATGAGCATCGAGGCGCGAGCGCAGGCAACGGTCTATACCTCCGGGGAACACTGTCCGATGTGTGCAGCAGCCCATGCCTGGGCCGGGCTTGGGCGCATCGTGTTTATCAGCTCATCCCGTCAGCTTGGTGAATGGCTGGTACAGTTCGGTGCGCAGGCGTCACCCGTGAGTATGCTGTCTATCCACGAGGTGGCGCCCTATGTGATGGTAGAGGGGCCGGTAACGGCGATGGTCGATGCCGTCCGGGAGCTGCATGAACGCCGTCACCAGAGCGCCACTAAAAGAGTGCTGCCGATGACGGGCTCCTTCGAGCGTTAG
- the yejK gene encoding nucleoid-associated protein YejK → MPIVQSIVHYLDKSADDQSTTLNPAPAPMADSQAMDALLNQFNATFNGKTKGWGHFSDEQTATALAHNLSKYLAGHLDFVELTRQAADGFRALIDEHLPTGGPLLFVHARQGEAEFLTVALLHYREGFTLDEQGNVTTGRQLNLSQMTLAVRIDLTQWQTGQSKQYIAFTRDRGGKKLSEDFQALLGCVEGVDATSETRTLLKAFSDYVENESMDEVQSREKTDAVIDYASDQSKRGESITLEEFSSLVDDERPDAFYDYIRNKDYGLSPEIPPDKRTLQQFRRFTGRAGGMSISFDSHLLGDSIEYNEAQDRLIIKKVPDKLKAQLLDKRS, encoded by the coding sequence ATGCCGATTGTTCAAAGCATCGTCCATTACCTCGACAAATCCGCTGACGATCAGAGCACCACTCTGAACCCCGCTCCGGCGCCGATGGCAGACTCGCAGGCCATGGATGCCCTGCTCAACCAGTTCAATGCCACCTTCAATGGCAAGACCAAGGGCTGGGGCCATTTCAGCGATGAGCAGACCGCGACTGCTCTTGCCCATAACCTGAGCAAGTATCTGGCCGGCCATCTCGATTTTGTCGAATTGACGCGGCAGGCCGCTGACGGTTTTCGAGCGCTGATCGATGAGCATCTCCCCACCGGCGGGCCACTACTGTTTGTTCACGCCAGACAGGGCGAAGCCGAGTTCCTGACGGTCGCGCTTTTACACTATCGGGAAGGCTTCACGCTTGATGAACAGGGCAATGTCACGACAGGCCGTCAGCTCAATCTGAGCCAGATGACCCTGGCCGTGCGCATCGACCTGACCCAGTGGCAGACCGGCCAGTCAAAACAATACATCGCCTTCACCCGCGACCGCGGCGGTAAGAAGCTCAGCGAGGATTTTCAGGCCCTTCTGGGCTGTGTCGAAGGCGTGGACGCTACCAGCGAAACCCGCACACTGCTCAAGGCCTTCAGTGACTACGTTGAAAACGAGTCGATGGATGAAGTGCAGAGTCGTGAAAAGACCGACGCCGTGATCGACTACGCCAGCGATCAGTCAAAACGGGGGGAGTCGATCACGCTTGAAGAGTTTTCAAGCCTGGTGGACGATGAGCGACCGGACGCCTTTTACGACTATATCCGCAACAAGGACTACGGCCTCTCACCGGAAATCCCGCCGGACAAGCGTACCCTGCAGCAGTTTCGACGCTTTACCGGCCGCGCCGGCGGCATGTCGATCAGCTTTGACTCGCACCTGCTCGGCGACAGCATCGAGTACAACGAGGCTCAGGATCGGCTGATCATCAAAAAGGTGCCCGACAAGCTGAAAGCCCAGCTGCTGGACAAGCGAAGCTAA
- a CDS encoding GNAT family N-acetyltransferase produces MKIFDMRDYCREDFDALASLYQRSKGDEFRFESGWPERFPVIPLPCDEHRLKAFSNASALVLPAEKGLAGAIYWQGGHIVGLLVDPSSRGMGLGRAMVREVLGRMEETATLEVVASNRPAVRLYESLGFWRVGPRDRAYQGVPVTVLMMKCPLSERL; encoded by the coding sequence ATGAAAATATTCGATATGCGTGATTACTGTCGCGAGGATTTCGACGCCCTGGCGAGCCTTTACCAGCGCAGCAAGGGCGATGAATTTCGTTTCGAGTCCGGCTGGCCCGAGCGCTTCCCGGTTATACCGTTACCTTGTGATGAGCATCGTCTAAAGGCTTTCAGTAATGCCAGCGCATTGGTATTGCCGGCTGAGAAGGGACTGGCTGGCGCCATTTACTGGCAAGGGGGCCACATTGTCGGGCTGCTGGTAGATCCGTCATCAAGGGGCATGGGGCTTGGGCGAGCCATGGTGCGTGAAGTGCTTGGTCGAATGGAGGAGACGGCTACCCTGGAGGTGGTGGCATCCAATAGACCGGCTGTCAGGCTTTATGAGTCTCTGGGATTTTGGCGAGTCGGCCCTCGCGACAGAGCGTATCAGGGCGTACCTGTAACGGTACTCATGATGAAATGCCCTCTGTCCGAGCGCCTCTGA
- a CDS encoding YSC84-related protein: MSRFSRLNRTGALMLAAVLGATTLSACTTTSPSDRQSPMAQRAELDQSVQETLDRLYRTAPQSRSLVQEAKGVLVFPGVLGASFVFGASHGDGQLLIDGSRAGYYTTTSGSVGFQAGAQSQAVVYLLMTDRALNRVRSDNGWSIGANAGVAVADIGANGQITNNTANQEVVAFVMNNRGIQGGVSLEGAKISKVNP, translated from the coding sequence ATGTCACGTTTTTCCCGTCTTAATCGCACCGGTGCCCTGATGCTTGCAGCGGTTCTGGGGGCCACAACGCTATCAGCCTGTACCACCACCAGTCCTTCCGATCGTCAGAGCCCGATGGCTCAGCGCGCCGAGCTGGATCAAAGTGTTCAGGAGACGCTTGATCGTCTCTACCGCACGGCCCCTCAGTCCCGTAGCCTTGTGCAGGAAGCAAAGGGCGTACTGGTCTTTCCGGGCGTGCTGGGCGCCAGTTTCGTGTTCGGGGCCAGTCACGGCGATGGTCAGCTGCTCATTGATGGATCAAGGGCCGGTTACTACACCACCACCAGCGGCTCGGTCGGCTTTCAGGCCGGGGCCCAGTCTCAGGCGGTGGTCTATCTGTTGATGACGGATCGGGCGCTCAATCGCGTTCGCAGTGACAACGGCTGGTCCATCGGGGCCAATGCCGGCGTTGCCGTGGCTGATATCGGCGCCAACGGGCAGATCACCAACAATACGGCCAACCAGGAAGTCGTCGCCTTTGTCATGAACAACCGGGGCATTCAGGGTGGGGTGTCACTGGAGGGTGCAAAGATTTCCAAGGTTAATCCGTAA
- a CDS encoding YebC/PmpR family DNA-binding transcriptional regulator, with the protein MGRAFQNRKESMAKTADAKTKVYSKYGREIYVCAKSGGTDPSGNLTLRGLIERAKKDQVPSHVIDKALDKASGVGGEDFSPARYEGFGPGNCMVIVECLTDNPNRTFGDVRGVFTKTKSKIGTPGSVSHMFDHSAILSFKGEDEDAVLEALMEADVDVADIENEEGHLTVFAPHTEYAKAKQALLDAFGEMEFEADEIQFVPQTMTPVEGDDVAQLEKFLGMLNDLDDVQNVYHNAELPETA; encoded by the coding sequence ATGGGCAGGGCTTTCCAGAACCGCAAGGAATCCATGGCCAAGACGGCCGACGCCAAGACCAAGGTCTACAGCAAATATGGACGTGAAATCTATGTCTGCGCCAAGTCAGGCGGCACTGACCCGTCAGGCAATCTGACGCTGCGCGGCCTGATCGAGCGGGCGAAGAAGGATCAGGTGCCGTCGCATGTCATCGACAAGGCACTCGACAAGGCCAGTGGCGTAGGCGGTGAAGACTTCTCGCCGGCGCGCTACGAAGGCTTTGGTCCCGGTAACTGCATGGTGATCGTGGAGTGTCTGACCGACAATCCCAACCGCACCTTTGGTGACGTTCGCGGTGTGTTCACCAAGACGAAATCCAAGATTGGCACCCCCGGCAGCGTCAGTCACATGTTCGATCACAGCGCCATTTTGTCCTTCAAGGGCGAAGATGAAGACGCCGTTCTTGAAGCGCTGATGGAAGCCGACGTTGATGTCGCCGACATCGAAAACGAAGAGGGTCACCTCACGGTCTTTGCCCCACATACCGAGTATGCCAAGGCCAAGCAGGCGCTTTTGGACGCCTTCGGCGAGATGGAATTCGAAGCCGACGAAATTCAGTTCGTGCCGCAGACCATGACCCCGGTCGAGGGCGACGACGTTGCCCAGCTCGAGAAGTTTCTGGGCATGCTCAATGATCTGGATGACGTACAAAACGTCTACCATAACGCCGAGCTGCCCGAGACGGCCTGA
- the dbpA gene encoding ATP-dependent RNA helicase DbpA, producing the protein MSNDAASKDFASLALPSELAGNLTTLGYHVMTPIQAESLPLMLDGRDVIGRGRTGSGKTAAFGLGLLARLDVKRFCIQTLVLCPTRELADQVGEEIRRLARGCHNVKVLTLCGGVPIGPQRESLSHGAHIIVGTPGRVEDHLKRGSLSLEALNVLVLDEADRMLDMGFQEALDAIIEAAPRRRQTLLFSATWSESLAPVAARVMQDPVTIEVDTDHDEQSIHQHFYAVEDDAARLEALRRLLLKYRPVSSVVFCNTRREVQMVSDALNDHGFDAAALHGDMEQRDRDRTLILLANGSISVLVATDVAARGLDIDALDAVFNYQLAHDLETHVHRIGRTGRAGGRGSAHSLVGPRERGRLSLFEAQQESPVTLEALPESSVLSRTPFKPMMATLMIDAGKKQKIRPGDIVGALTGEAGISADRVGKIKVLERSAFLAVHREVADAALIHLNNGRLKGRSFRARRVSR; encoded by the coding sequence ATGTCGAACGACGCTGCGTCCAAAGATTTTGCGTCGCTGGCTCTACCATCTGAACTGGCGGGTAATCTGACAACGCTTGGGTATCACGTCATGACCCCCATTCAGGCCGAAAGCCTGCCGCTGATGCTGGACGGACGCGATGTGATCGGGCGCGGTCGTACCGGCTCGGGCAAGACAGCAGCGTTCGGTCTGGGTCTGCTGGCACGCCTGGACGTGAAGCGCTTTTGCATACAGACGCTGGTGCTATGCCCCACGCGCGAACTGGCCGACCAGGTAGGCGAGGAGATTCGGCGTCTTGCCCGTGGCTGCCATAACGTCAAGGTGCTCACCCTGTGCGGCGGCGTACCGATCGGGCCGCAGCGGGAGTCCCTGTCTCATGGTGCCCATATCATCGTGGGCACGCCCGGTCGGGTAGAGGATCATCTGAAGCGCGGCTCGCTGAGTCTTGAGGCGCTGAACGTGCTGGTGCTCGATGAAGCCGATCGAATGCTCGACATGGGCTTTCAGGAGGCGCTGGATGCCATCATCGAGGCCGCACCGCGCCGGCGTCAGACACTGCTGTTCAGCGCGACGTGGAGCGAGTCTCTGGCGCCGGTCGCGGCCAGGGTCATGCAGGATCCTGTCACCATTGAGGTCGATACGGATCACGATGAACAGAGCATCCATCAGCATTTTTATGCCGTCGAGGATGACGCGGCGCGTCTTGAGGCCTTGAGGCGGCTGTTGCTCAAGTATCGGCCGGTGTCCAGCGTGGTGTTTTGTAATACCCGACGCGAAGTGCAAATGGTCAGCGATGCGCTCAACGACCATGGCTTTGATGCGGCCGCACTGCATGGCGATATGGAGCAGCGTGATCGCGACCGCACTCTGATTCTGCTGGCCAACGGCAGTATCTCGGTGCTGGTGGCAACCGATGTGGCCGCGCGCGGGCTCGATATCGACGCGCTCGATGCCGTCTTCAACTATCAGCTGGCCCATGACCTGGAAACCCATGTTCATCGCATCGGGCGTACCGGACGTGCCGGCGGACGGGGCTCGGCCCACAGCCTGGTGGGGCCACGCGAGCGCGGACGCCTGTCTCTGTTCGAGGCGCAGCAGGAGAGCCCTGTGACACTGGAGGCGCTGCCGGAATCGAGCGTTCTGTCACGCACACCCTTCAAGCCCATGATGGCGACGCTGATGATCGATGCCGGCAAGAAGCAAAAGATTCGCCCGGGCGATATCGTGGGGGCATTGACCGGTGAGGCCGGAATCAGCGCCGACCGGGTTGGAAAGATCAAGGTGCTCGAGCGCAGTGCCTTTTTGGCCGTTCACCGTGAGGTGGCCGACGCCGCGCTGATCCATTTGAACAATGGACGCCTGAAGGGGCGCAGCTTTCGCGCCCGCCGGGTATCGCGCTGA
- a CDS encoding PA4780 family RIO1-like protein kinase produces the protein MKIPKRLQPLVDDGLIDEIVFQLQSGKEAQVYVVRCGSELRCAKIFKEASKRSFKQAVQYQEGRQVRNSRRARAMSKKTRYGQREQESAWLNAEVDALYRLSSAGVRVPEPHGFVDGVLLMEMIVDEEGGPAPRLDDVKLSEEQAIEYHHRIVVDVARMLSAGLVHGDLSEFNVLVGREGPVIIDLPQAVDAAGNNNASRMLLRDVDNMRRSFGRYAPSLLNTDYGLEIWSLYEAGELYPDYPLTGTFDRDNASVDVSDLLEVIEDVREEEQERRRREQEQDEEDRDLSQ, from the coding sequence ATGAAAATTCCCAAACGATTACAGCCACTGGTAGATGATGGGCTGATCGATGAGATCGTGTTTCAGCTGCAAAGTGGCAAGGAAGCGCAGGTATACGTCGTGCGTTGTGGCAGCGAGCTGCGCTGCGCCAAGATCTTCAAGGAGGCCAGCAAGCGCAGTTTCAAGCAGGCCGTGCAGTATCAGGAAGGGCGGCAGGTGCGTAACAGCCGCCGGGCCCGTGCCATGTCCAAGAAAACGCGCTACGGCCAGCGCGAGCAGGAGTCTGCCTGGCTCAATGCCGAGGTGGATGCCCTGTACCGGCTGTCCAGCGCTGGTGTTCGCGTGCCCGAGCCTCATGGTTTCGTCGATGGTGTTCTGCTCATGGAGATGATTGTCGATGAGGAGGGTGGGCCTGCGCCGCGTCTTGATGATGTCAAACTGAGTGAAGAGCAGGCCATCGAATATCACCACCGCATCGTGGTGGACGTGGCTCGCATGCTGAGTGCCGGTCTGGTCCACGGGGATCTGTCGGAATTCAACGTGCTGGTCGGGCGCGAGGGGCCGGTGATCATCGATCTGCCTCAGGCGGTGGATGCTGCCGGCAACAATAACGCCTCACGCATGCTGCTGCGCGATGTCGACAACATGCGTCGCAGTTTTGGACGCTATGCGCCGTCGCTTTTGAACACCGATTACGGGCTGGAAATCTGGTCACTCTATGAGGCCGGCGAACTCTATCCCGACTATCCGTTGACCGGCACCTTTGACCGTGACAATGCCAGCGTGGATGTCAGCGATCTGCTGGAAGTCATCGAGGACGTGCGCGAAGAGGAGCAGGAGCGCCGGCGTCGCGAGCAGGAACAGGATGAGGAGGATCGCGACCTTAGTCAGTAA
- a CDS encoding putative bifunctional diguanylate cyclase/phosphodiesterase, with protein MKTPRPESSSDTIERLKRQLARERQARHAAEQAADVSSRRLYREQLKLQAISQVTTQTHGSMRLRQATQEALKAILTHTGWRHCRVVYEPFDNITPPVRVSALYDGKHPLTRPGYSLTASAQAWLDQAHPLEFTLDERTTPEKRWPEAMARRFICSIGIGEQAMGAVELFACQEDDDPVFSQEMTLALVRELAHIYKSERDRQAIERMAWRDVLTGALNRAAFFRDLETIAIDLRPLALLYIDLAGFGEINEEYGHEIADRYLFEIARRLESEPLSRSVARLGSDEFVLLMPLIDTDHAMIVAQDLLADLTQPLMLDHYRIDPDFSAGLAVYPEDASDGHALFYAADTALSHVRERGSSSLRRFDADIADQLERRKQLALRVRQGVARREFVPFFQPIVSRNRNIVGAEALLRWQAPDTPGPAEFIPYMEEQGLIREVGRQMLHDVIHTAARWRRTHESFQSISINVSPVQLREEAFVSHVIQALEASDLPAGCLILEITESLYISAEKPVLDRLARLRQLGVRLALDDFGTGYSALSYLQWMPLDILKIDKSFVLKLAEEHSGRDITIVRAIIQIAQACGLAVTAEGIETPEVASIMCELGAHTLQGYHFSRPVSEDAMTSLLHTHTTPEVPFNTLTD; from the coding sequence ATGAAAACACCACGTCCGGAAAGCTCGTCTGATACTATCGAACGCCTGAAAAGACAGCTCGCTCGCGAGCGACAGGCCCGCCATGCCGCCGAACAGGCTGCCGACGTCAGCTCTCGGCGTCTTTATCGCGAGCAGCTGAAACTTCAGGCCATCTCACAGGTAACCACCCAGACACATGGCAGCATGCGTCTTCGCCAGGCCACTCAGGAAGCCTTGAAAGCGATTCTGACACATACGGGCTGGCGTCATTGCCGCGTCGTCTATGAGCCCTTCGACAACATCACCCCACCCGTTCGCGTGTCGGCCCTGTATGACGGTAAACATCCGCTGACCCGTCCCGGGTACAGCCTGACCGCTTCGGCTCAGGCATGGCTTGATCAGGCACATCCCCTTGAGTTCACGCTCGATGAGCGTACTACTCCAGAGAAACGCTGGCCGGAGGCCATGGCCAGGCGTTTTATCTGCAGCATCGGCATCGGTGAACAGGCCATGGGCGCGGTAGAGCTTTTTGCCTGTCAGGAAGATGACGATCCGGTGTTCAGTCAGGAGATGACACTGGCACTGGTGCGAGAGCTGGCTCACATCTATAAAAGCGAGCGTGATCGCCAGGCGATCGAGCGCATGGCATGGCGCGATGTGCTCACGGGTGCCCTGAACCGGGCCGCCTTCTTCCGTGACCTTGAAACCATCGCCATCGATTTGCGACCGTTGGCACTTTTGTATATCGACCTGGCTGGATTTGGCGAGATCAACGAGGAATATGGGCATGAAATCGCCGATCGTTATCTGTTCGAGATCGCACGTCGCCTTGAAAGCGAACCGTTGAGTCGTAGCGTTGCACGCCTTGGAAGCGATGAGTTCGTCCTGCTCATGCCCTTGATCGATACCGACCATGCCATGATCGTTGCCCAGGACCTGCTGGCCGATCTAACACAGCCCTTGATGCTGGATCACTATCGTATCGATCCGGATTTCAGCGCAGGGCTTGCGGTCTACCCGGAAGACGCCAGCGACGGCCATGCCCTCTTTTACGCCGCCGATACCGCCCTGAGTCATGTCCGCGAGCGGGGCAGCAGCAGCCTGCGCCGCTTTGATGCCGATATCGCCGATCAGCTCGAGCGGCGCAAGCAACTTGCCCTGCGCGTTCGACAGGGCGTGGCCCGCCGGGAATTTGTGCCCTTTTTCCAGCCCATTGTCTCGCGCAACCGCAACATCGTGGGCGCAGAAGCACTACTGCGCTGGCAGGCACCGGATACGCCGGGACCTGCCGAGTTCATTCCCTATATGGAGGAACAGGGGCTGATCCGCGAAGTCGGCCGACAGATGCTCCACGACGTCATCCATACCGCTGCCCGGTGGCGACGCACTCATGAAAGCTTTCAAAGCATTTCGATCAATGTGTCACCGGTTCAGCTACGAGAAGAAGCCTTCGTCAGCCACGTCATCCAAGCGCTGGAGGCAAGCGATTTGCCGGCAGGCTGCCTGATTCTCGAAATTACGGAAAGCCTTTATATCAGTGCTGAAAAACCAGTCCTGGACCGGCTCGCCAGGCTACGCCAGCTGGGCGTGAGGCTGGCGCTCGATGACTTTGGTACCGGCTATAGCGCACTGAGCTATCTGCAGTGGATGCCGCTGGATATTCTCAAGATTGACAAGAGCTTTGTGCTCAAGCTTGCCGAGGAACACTCGGGGCGGGATATCACGATCGTGCGGGCCATTATTCAGATTGCACAGGCCTGCGGACTGGCGGTCACGGCAGAAGGCATTGAAACCCCCGAGGTCGCCAGCATCATGTGTGAGCTGGGGGCCCACACCTTACAGGGCTATCACTTCAGTCGTCCGGTCAGCGAGGACGCCATGACGTCCCTGCTGCACACGCACACGACACCGGAGGTGCCATTCAACACCCTTACTGACTAA